The following proteins are encoded in a genomic region of Leptospira fainei serovar Hurstbridge str. BUT 6:
- a CDS encoding glycosyltransferase family protein, translating into MAQVRLLVYLSSHGFGHISRSLEAISFLLANNSGWSATIVSERAEDFSFTLNKNESWLRSKDRIQFRKSKTDVGIVQRDSLGMDLYATEKEIELFRSQKESWIETEYAFSQKDGYDLVWSDAAPLPFAVSSKLKIPSFFLGNFTWDFIYSHYKRPIFSQYAEEIRNEYALCDLGLILPFSCPTTSLNNKREIGLLGRKPNLSKEEARRQFGFEKDVEYYLFSFGAYGIDPERFSWRDWNPAKKRIVISGTELKGPTPNSLGVVSVPPCHYPDLITACDFVLTKPGYGILSEALLANTRILYTDRGDFPEYQFLVEALEKNFYSSFISHDDLYNFRWEEASVNAGNKRPESDPRLQTNGVADIASAIEELLSWQ; encoded by the coding sequence ATGGCCCAAGTCCGCCTTTTAGTCTATTTGAGCAGTCACGGTTTCGGGCATATAAGCCGGTCCCTTGAAGCGATTTCATTTTTACTCGCGAATAATAGCGGTTGGTCTGCAACTATCGTTTCTGAACGAGCCGAAGACTTTTCGTTCACTTTAAATAAAAACGAATCGTGGCTTCGATCCAAGGATAGAATTCAATTTCGGAAGTCGAAGACGGATGTCGGTATCGTTCAAAGAGATTCTCTCGGAATGGATTTGTATGCGACCGAAAAGGAGATCGAGCTATTTCGTTCTCAAAAAGAAAGCTGGATCGAAACGGAATACGCATTTTCCCAAAAAGACGGATACGATCTCGTCTGGTCGGATGCCGCGCCTCTTCCTTTTGCCGTTTCCTCTAAATTAAAAATCCCATCCTTCTTCTTGGGTAATTTCACCTGGGACTTCATTTATTCACACTATAAACGACCGATATTCTCACAGTATGCGGAAGAAATTCGTAACGAGTATGCGCTTTGCGACTTGGGGTTGATTTTACCTTTTTCCTGCCCGACAACTTCGCTTAATAATAAAAGAGAGATCGGATTATTGGGTCGAAAGCCGAATTTATCCAAAGAAGAAGCACGACGACAATTCGGTTTTGAGAAGGATGTCGAATATTATCTTTTCTCCTTTGGCGCCTATGGAATCGATCCTGAACGGTTTTCATGGCGAGATTGGAATCCCGCAAAAAAAAGAATCGTGATCAGCGGCACCGAGCTGAAAGGCCCTACCCCCAATTCCCTCGGAGTAGTTTCCGTTCCGCCTTGCCATTATCCGGATTTAATTACTGCCTGCGATTTTGTTTTAACGAAACCGGGATACGGAATCTTAAGTGAAGCGTTATTGGCAAATACTCGAATTTTGTACACCGATAGAGGCGATTTTCCCGAATACCAATTTTTAGTCGAAGCTTTGGAGAAGAATTTTTACTCTTCGTTTATCAGTCACGATGATTTATATAATTTCAGATGGGAAGAAGCGTCCGTAAACGCAGGTAATAAGCGACCTGAAAGCGACCCCCGTTTGCAAACGAATGGAGTCGCGGATATCGCAAGCGCGATCGAAGAGCTTCTATCGTGGCAAT
- a CDS encoding TrmH family RNA methyltransferase, giving the protein MTGKRYYLEITSFSNEKLKYISGLKEKKNREKADAFFIEGYREISRALTSGKIKFEYILTCPECYLGENEDALVESVQAKTIIVPKPIFEKISYRDRPDGLIATAFLPDFSLPETIPLNGSPILVVEGVEKPGNLGTILRTAEGAGFNTIFVADPKLDLLNPNVIRSSTGTLFTLNVYQSLIQNLYPVLKKEGYKITAVTPEAKSVYWDSDLKGKIALVFGSEQYGLSEFARSKSDLYISLPMKGHADSLNLAMSAGILMYEVLRQNK; this is encoded by the coding sequence TTGACGGGAAAACGGTATTACCTCGAGATCACAAGCTTCTCAAATGAGAAGCTGAAATACATATCCGGCCTTAAGGAAAAAAAGAATCGGGAAAAAGCCGATGCATTCTTCATCGAAGGGTATCGGGAGATTTCTCGAGCATTGACCTCGGGTAAAATAAAATTCGAATATATACTTACCTGTCCCGAATGCTATTTGGGAGAAAACGAAGACGCTTTGGTGGAATCCGTCCAAGCGAAAACGATTATCGTTCCTAAACCGATTTTCGAAAAGATTTCGTATCGAGATCGGCCAGACGGTCTAATCGCAACCGCTTTCTTACCGGATTTTTCCCTCCCCGAAACGATCCCTCTAAACGGTTCCCCAATTTTAGTCGTCGAGGGAGTGGAGAAGCCCGGAAATTTAGGAACGATCCTCAGAACCGCCGAAGGTGCCGGCTTTAACACGATTTTTGTCGCGGATCCTAAGCTGGATTTATTGAACCCAAACGTGATCCGCTCTTCGACAGGTACCCTTTTTACTTTAAACGTTTATCAATCTCTCATTCAGAATCTGTATCCCGTATTAAAAAAAGAGGGGTATAAGATAACGGCAGTTACGCCGGAAGCGAAATCCGTCTATTGGGACTCCGACTTAAAAGGCAAGATAGCTCTCGTATTCGGGAGTGAACAATATGGATTAAGCGAATTCGCGAGATCAAAGAGCGATCTCTACATCTCGCTGCCGATGAAAGGTCATGCGGATAGTTTAAATCTCGCAATGTCGGCCGGAATCTTAATGTATGAAGTGTTGAGGCAAAACAAATAG
- a CDS encoding class I SAM-dependent methyltransferase — protein MKRAISSGTYELLDSGNFKKLEQIGPYKIIRPSPVSAWPPTKIALWKDADGEYHRSDKGGGNWKWADRPEDEFFIEIDDLSVKIRFTPFGHLGLFAEQRENWNRIRNFSSQLSGKGEVLNLFAYSGLSTLSVLAGGMDACHLDASKGMVEWAKENADASGLADKKVRWMVEDVLKFLGREIRRKKKYAGFILDPPTFGRGASGEVFKIERDLPEMMDLLMQLCDSKPEFVVLTCHSAGFSPLALRRILEGRIRSKGNYLTEELSIQETTGRIYPAGSNCIFYSERLEL, from the coding sequence ATGAAACGAGCAATATCCAGCGGAACCTATGAACTCTTAGATTCCGGTAATTTTAAGAAACTCGAACAAATTGGGCCGTACAAAATCATTCGTCCATCTCCCGTGAGCGCCTGGCCGCCGACTAAGATCGCTCTCTGGAAAGATGCCGATGGGGAGTACCATAGGAGTGATAAAGGAGGGGGAAATTGGAAATGGGCGGACCGGCCCGAAGACGAATTCTTTATCGAGATCGATGATTTGTCCGTGAAGATCCGATTCACTCCTTTCGGTCATCTCGGACTGTTTGCGGAACAGAGGGAAAACTGGAATAGGATTCGGAATTTTTCTTCGCAACTTTCCGGCAAAGGTGAGGTTTTAAATTTATTCGCCTATTCCGGTCTTTCGACTCTTTCCGTATTGGCCGGAGGAATGGACGCTTGCCACCTCGACGCTTCCAAAGGAATGGTCGAATGGGCTAAAGAGAACGCCGATGCATCCGGGTTAGCGGATAAGAAAGTTAGGTGGATGGTGGAAGACGTACTTAAATTTTTGGGACGCGAAATTCGCAGAAAGAAAAAGTATGCCGGATTCATTTTAGATCCTCCTACTTTCGGAAGAGGGGCCAGCGGTGAAGTTTTTAAAATCGAACGGGACCTTCCGGAAATGATGGACCTCCTCATGCAGCTTTGTGATTCCAAACCGGAGTTTGTAGTATTGACCTGTCATTCGGCCGGATTCAGTCCGCTTGCCTTACGAAGAATATTGGAAGGCAGAATTCGGAGCAAAGGAAATTATCTTACCGAAGAACTCTCCATACAAGAAACCACGGGACGCATTTATCCGGCCGGTTCCAATTGTATCTTCTACTCCGAGAGGTTGGAACTTTGA
- a CDS encoding class I SAM-dependent rRNA methyltransferase, which produces MFHQVRRYQLNKSSEAILRSGHPWILTGNISSAASAFKDGDWLRLVSGTNEVLGYGIYSVSGPIGIRILQSGKEFSLETLRKTLLSALEKRKQLRSITDAYRILHGENDKIPGITVDKYANTWVVQIYSQSLYRLARLVVRLLYSASDTVNEPRPERILLISPHRTGNAPSSAPRFLRGSSHIPFEEKIRMKDLEFKVKIPGQKGGLFLDVRNLRIALLEKKEMAKDRKCLHLFCHTGLTSLCMQASGAQSIVSVDGSRESLLEFASQLIDVPPANAFERKNVKVSIGIHELVRADLFKTWDFLEHRKFELIVLDPPNLAPTQASIPSAKKAYRTLIAKSLEHIEPGGDLVLLSCSGRIPEQEFEKIGRESLASQGWNYKNLFRLSPEPDHPIRGEFPEGKYFKVHLYLNVNRLKSDTSTE; this is translated from the coding sequence TTGTTTCACCAAGTGCGTCGTTATCAGCTCAATAAATCCTCCGAAGCAATTCTCCGTTCGGGGCATCCATGGATATTGACGGGAAATATTTCTTCCGCAGCTTCCGCATTCAAGGACGGCGATTGGCTACGATTAGTATCCGGAACAAACGAAGTCTTGGGATACGGTATTTACTCCGTTTCCGGACCGATCGGAATACGGATTCTACAGAGCGGTAAAGAATTCTCTTTAGAAACGCTTCGCAAAACTTTATTAAGCGCATTAGAAAAACGAAAACAGTTACGTTCCATTACGGATGCATATAGAATTTTACACGGAGAAAACGACAAGATCCCCGGAATCACCGTAGATAAATATGCAAACACCTGGGTTGTCCAGATTTATTCCCAAAGTTTGTACCGGCTTGCAAGATTAGTAGTTCGCTTATTGTATTCGGCATCGGATACCGTCAATGAACCTCGACCCGAAAGAATACTGTTGATTTCTCCCCATAGAACCGGAAACGCACCGTCGTCGGCACCGCGGTTTTTACGAGGAAGTTCCCACATTCCGTTCGAAGAGAAAATCAGGATGAAGGATCTCGAATTTAAGGTTAAGATCCCCGGCCAGAAAGGCGGTCTTTTTCTGGACGTTCGAAATTTGCGAATCGCCTTATTGGAAAAGAAAGAAATGGCCAAAGATAGAAAGTGCCTACATTTATTCTGTCATACCGGCCTGACCTCGCTTTGTATGCAGGCTTCGGGCGCTCAATCGATCGTTTCGGTCGACGGCTCCAGAGAATCACTGTTAGAATTTGCTTCGCAATTGATCGACGTTCCTCCTGCAAACGCTTTCGAGCGGAAAAATGTCAAGGTTTCAATCGGCATTCATGAACTTGTCAGAGCTGATCTTTTTAAAACCTGGGATTTCCTAGAACATAGAAAATTTGAACTCATCGTTTTGGACCCGCCGAATCTCGCACCGACGCAAGCCTCGATTCCATCCGCAAAAAAAGCATATAGAACGTTGATTGCAAAATCGCTAGAACATATAGAACCCGGCGGCGATCTTGTGCTTCTATCCTGTTCCGGACGGATTCCGGAACAGGAATTTGAAAAGATTGGCCGAGAAAGCCTAGCATCTCAAGGATGGAATTATAAGAATTTATTTCGACTGTCTCCTGAACCGGATCATCCGATTCGCGGGGAGTTCCCCGAAGGTAAATACTTTAAAGTTCATTTATATCTAAATGTTAATCGATTAAAGTCAGACACGAGTACCGAATGA
- a CDS encoding citrate synthase, producing the protein MSNTAILKIDGKEYELPIIVGTENEKAIDISKLRQQTGYITLDNGYLNTGACTSAVTFLDGELGILRYRGIPIEQLAEQSTFTEVAYLLIYGHLPNDADLQKWNQELTMHTLIHEDLKRLYNGFPKDGHPMAIMSSMIGSLSTYYQDSYDPENPEHRHISMIRLLAKFPTIAAFAYKKSLGQPTIHPLNHLDYCGNFLNMMFSVPSEEYYIDPEIVKALNLLLILHADHEQNCSTSTVRLVGSSLANLYGAISAGICALWGPRHGGANQEVLEMLLEIKASGLPVKKIVEKAKDKNDAFRLSGFGHRVYKNFDPRAKIIKKACDSVLARLGVKDPLLDIAKELEEAALNDPYFVERKLYPNVDFYSGIIYRALGIPVNMFTVMFAMGRLPGWIAQWKEMIESPDMKIGRPRQIYVGPTDTGYDQAKKKA; encoded by the coding sequence ATGTCAAACACCGCAATCCTCAAAATCGATGGAAAGGAATATGAACTTCCCATTATTGTCGGGACTGAAAACGAGAAAGCGATCGATATTTCCAAACTTAGACAGCAGACCGGCTATATTACCCTGGATAACGGCTATCTGAACACCGGTGCCTGCACAAGCGCGGTCACTTTCCTGGATGGAGAACTCGGAATATTAAGATACCGTGGTATTCCGATCGAGCAGCTTGCGGAACAATCCACGTTTACCGAAGTGGCTTACTTACTCATATACGGCCATTTACCGAACGACGCGGACCTTCAAAAATGGAATCAGGAACTGACGATGCATACTCTGATTCACGAAGACCTAAAACGTCTTTATAACGGCTTTCCTAAAGACGGTCATCCGATGGCAATCATGTCGTCGATGATCGGATCCTTATCGACCTATTATCAGGATTCTTACGATCCGGAAAACCCTGAGCATCGTCATATTTCGATGATTCGTCTTTTGGCGAAATTTCCGACGATTGCGGCGTTCGCGTATAAGAAATCGCTAGGACAACCCACGATTCATCCTTTGAATCATCTGGATTATTGCGGAAATTTCTTGAACATGATGTTTTCGGTTCCGAGTGAAGAATATTATATCGATCCTGAAATCGTAAAGGCCCTGAATCTACTTTTAATCCTGCACGCCGATCACGAGCAGAACTGTTCGACTTCCACCGTCAGATTGGTGGGTTCTTCATTAGCGAATCTTTATGGAGCGATTTCCGCGGGGATCTGCGCACTCTGGGGACCTCGCCACGGAGGAGCCAATCAGGAAGTTTTAGAAATGCTCTTGGAAATTAAGGCCTCGGGACTGCCTGTTAAAAAAATCGTAGAGAAAGCGAAGGATAAAAACGACGCCTTCCGTCTTTCCGGTTTCGGCCACCGCGTTTATAAGAACTTCGATCCTAGGGCGAAGATCATTAAGAAAGCTTGTGATTCGGTACTGGCTCGTCTCGGAGTGAAAGATCCCCTGTTGGACATCGCGAAAGAATTGGAAGAAGCGGCTCTGAACGATCCTTATTTCGTCGAAAGAAAACTTTATCCTAACGTGGACTTTTACAGCGGGATCATTTACCGCGCTTTAGGAATTCCGGTGAATATGTTTACGGTTATGTTCGCTATGGGCCGCCTTCCCGGCTGGATCGCGCAATGGAAGGAAATGATCGAATCTCCGGACATGAAGATCGGTCGTCCTCGTCAAATTTACGTCGGCCCGACGGACACGGGTTATGATCAGGCAAAGAAAAAAGCCTAA
- a CDS encoding lytic transglycosylase domain-containing protein: MKKTVLVTLLFLVVGSLLGNDDVKYLTKSYSLEKIRRIFRERHPTTESEVYAMVRFHETHPDGDGNAKYRYLVSLLKGKMVAGVGRDDLLEVIANPLPSTSAITKVTFWKLYEEMAKRKTLSSGELVTYLKKFPQAYDPIYRNSISEILKILYETNRFKEAKEYAESFSEKDRREYFGAMANYRYGKALYKFGEVQKGETILYGLMEDANTPSYTKKDIFTDLKTWKGDSFYRSLPVEKGVHFLTFLSAGDRKSYLSSHSNFASVQFEKPESFKAAARILVQYQPERIPSFLFRYKGFAQSGSDFTAAMSRELSNQSLGGPALKVLEDISLSSTDEVEYAFARAYKKLGNRDKYFSRLLASLERNPYNLTRQDELIDLITGDQTHFLEDSYWKEALRRIPNLPVKGRLVYWYLRNLKNKGKSEDLRDWLKSYYRSIPGSYYTRVIREEFSDEISRILQPDSPLRNKESLFEYLSLTAGDPKFAGKIVGRDLEFAYFPEAFQLDMRIDSAHSRIRGNYLLQNARDYLEIGEMAYATALVDKYKSQNGIGDDERDEILAALGEATGNQYLTVFHIRNLMKKQRIPDDVILLPSKLASRIYPRPHRDLVTKYSQSFGIDEDIVYAVMRQESFFKENAVSVSNARGLMQIMGATGKGLAQGLGLGPYSLFDPEISVQMGARFLKYLLSSNENDLKWASIAYNGGPGNLRKWKRNHYRGDFNHFLEELPVKEPRDYCRIVTSNYYNYQTLRHYKNR; this comes from the coding sequence ATGAAAAAGACGGTTCTCGTAACTCTACTATTTCTAGTTGTCGGCAGTCTTTTGGGGAACGACGACGTAAAATACCTGACCAAATCCTATAGTTTGGAAAAAATCAGGCGCATCTTTCGAGAGCGTCACCCGACCACGGAATCCGAAGTTTACGCGATGGTCCGCTTTCATGAAACCCACCCTGACGGAGATGGAAACGCAAAATATCGATATTTAGTTTCCTTACTAAAAGGCAAAATGGTCGCGGGCGTCGGTCGAGACGATCTTTTGGAAGTGATCGCGAATCCTCTCCCTTCTACAAGCGCCATAACTAAAGTCACATTCTGGAAATTGTATGAGGAGATGGCAAAACGAAAAACCCTCTCCTCCGGGGAATTAGTAACGTATCTCAAAAAATTTCCTCAAGCATACGATCCGATCTACAGGAACTCCATCTCCGAAATTCTAAAGATTCTCTACGAAACCAATCGATTCAAGGAAGCGAAAGAATACGCCGAGTCGTTTTCGGAGAAAGACCGACGGGAATATTTCGGAGCAATGGCAAATTACCGGTACGGTAAAGCACTCTATAAATTCGGCGAGGTTCAAAAAGGAGAGACGATTCTTTACGGATTGATGGAGGATGCGAACACTCCATCCTACACAAAAAAAGACATCTTCACGGATTTAAAAACATGGAAAGGGGATTCTTTCTACCGGTCTCTTCCGGTCGAAAAAGGAGTTCATTTTCTAACTTTTCTTTCCGCAGGAGATCGGAAATCGTATCTTTCCTCCCATTCCAATTTCGCTTCCGTGCAGTTCGAAAAACCGGAAAGCTTTAAAGCCGCTGCGAGAATCTTGGTTCAGTATCAACCGGAACGTATCCCGTCTTTCCTTTTCAGATACAAAGGATTTGCGCAATCCGGTTCCGATTTTACGGCGGCCATGTCCCGAGAACTCTCAAACCAAAGTCTGGGCGGTCCGGCTCTAAAAGTATTGGAAGACATTTCTCTCTCCTCCACCGACGAAGTCGAATATGCATTCGCCAGAGCTTATAAGAAATTAGGAAATCGGGATAAATATTTTTCGCGCCTTCTCGCTTCTCTAGAACGAAATCCTTATAATTTAACTCGTCAAGACGAACTGATCGATCTAATCACGGGAGACCAAACACATTTTTTAGAGGATTCTTACTGGAAGGAAGCGTTACGAAGAATTCCGAATCTTCCCGTAAAAGGCAGACTAGTCTATTGGTATCTACGAAATCTTAAAAACAAGGGCAAATCGGAGGATCTACGGGATTGGTTAAAATCTTATTATCGATCCATCCCCGGATCCTATTATACGAGAGTGATAAGAGAAGAGTTTTCCGACGAAATCTCTCGAATTTTACAGCCTGACAGTCCGTTACGAAACAAGGAAAGCTTGTTTGAATATCTGTCACTCACCGCAGGAGATCCTAAATTCGCGGGCAAAATCGTGGGACGGGATCTGGAATTCGCATATTTCCCGGAAGCATTCCAACTAGATATGCGAATCGACTCGGCCCACAGCAGAATTCGAGGCAACTATCTCCTTCAAAATGCCCGGGATTATTTGGAAATCGGGGAGATGGCCTACGCTACGGCCCTAGTCGACAAATATAAATCCCAAAATGGAATCGGAGACGATGAGCGAGATGAAATTTTAGCCGCGTTAGGAGAAGCCACCGGAAATCAGTATTTAACGGTTTTCCATATTCGTAATTTAATGAAGAAGCAACGAATTCCTGACGACGTGATTCTTCTACCATCCAAACTCGCTTCCAGAATTTACCCCCGACCTCATCGCGATTTAGTGACGAAATATTCCCAATCCTTCGGCATCGACGAAGATATAGTGTATGCCGTGATGAGACAGGAATCCTTTTTTAAGGAAAATGCGGTTTCCGTCTCCAACGCTCGCGGGCTGATGCAAATTATGGGCGCGACAGGAAAGGGACTTGCGCAGGGACTAGGATTAGGCCCTTATTCTCTCTTTGATCCGGAAATTTCCGTACAAATGGGCGCCAGGTTCCTGAAATATCTTTTATCCAGCAATGAAAACGACTTAAAGTGGGCCTCCATCGCCTATAACGGCGGCCCGGGTAATTTGAGAAAATGGAAACGGAACCATTATCGAGGAGACTTTAATCATTTCCTGGAGGAACTCCCCGTAAAAGAACCCCGTGATTATTGTAGAATCGTAACGTCCAACTATTACAATTATCAGACTCTAAGGCATTATAAGAACCGTTAA
- a CDS encoding bactofilin family protein: MALVKNSSEVTNSTIGENSYFSGKFFINGSLKIDGKFEGKSLQAEQLYIGVSGKVKTNITAASVIVEGIVIGNITARNRVMLLPTSLILGDIRTPELIIQNGVTLEGRCMISSDLKHSNKERIELEYSKDSLSLEKLFGKQTGKEA; this comes from the coding sequence ATGGCACTTGTTAAGAACTCTTCCGAAGTCACCAATTCCACGATCGGCGAAAATTCCTACTTTAGCGGGAAATTCTTCATTAACGGATCCTTGAAGATCGATGGAAAGTTCGAAGGTAAGTCTCTCCAAGCGGAACAGTTGTATATCGGTGTTTCCGGTAAGGTAAAAACGAATATTACTGCGGCGAGTGTCATCGTAGAAGGTATCGTAATCGGGAATATCACGGCTCGAAATCGGGTCATGCTTCTTCCTACAAGTTTGATTCTGGGCGATATCCGGACTCCGGAATTAATCATCCAAAACGGAGTGACTCTGGAAGGACGTTGTATGATCTCCAGCGACCTAAAGCATTCGAATAAAGAGAGAATCGAGTTGGAGTATTCTAAGGATTCTCTCAGCCTCGAAAAACTTTTCGGAAAGCAAACCGGTAAGGAAGCGTAA
- a CDS encoding PdxA family dehydrogenase: MNRILITEGDPCGIGPELVELSYSKLKSLSKDDSILLIRSQTKFPKKGWIVVEDPTEISRPGLYTWNTGSLTPGEEARLTVGKPSIESGKAAYSSLLAAIKLQKRFGGNLVTLPLSKEWVLRSGVKGFRGHTETLADSYDRKTYMLMAGRELNVLTLTTHVPLMKVPFYLKKIHVPSLIAAIRSAPLEKGKEIAFLGLNPHAGEGGQIGNEEKAILEPMISSFKKSGLNVVGPISADAAFTEHNRSRFSLFLSCYHDQGLIPFKMWEGKYGVNMTLGLDFLRVSPDHGTAFDIAGKGLADPESLFQCLDWASGKLPKIKKIRRQK; the protein is encoded by the coding sequence TTGAACCGCATCCTTATTACTGAAGGAGATCCCTGCGGGATCGGGCCTGAGCTCGTGGAGCTCTCCTACTCGAAATTGAAGTCCTTATCCAAGGATGATTCGATTCTTCTTATTCGTTCGCAGACAAAATTCCCGAAGAAAGGCTGGATCGTGGTGGAAGACCCCACGGAAATTTCCCGACCCGGGCTCTATACATGGAATACCGGGTCTTTGACTCCCGGGGAAGAAGCCCGTCTAACTGTGGGTAAGCCTTCTATCGAATCCGGAAAGGCGGCATACTCTTCTCTACTTGCAGCTATTAAATTACAAAAACGTTTCGGCGGAAATTTAGTTACCTTGCCTTTGAGTAAGGAATGGGTTTTACGTTCGGGGGTAAAAGGTTTCCGGGGTCATACCGAGACGCTTGCGGATTCGTACGACCGAAAGACCTATATGTTGATGGCCGGACGAGAACTGAACGTACTAACCTTAACCACTCATGTTCCTTTAATGAAGGTTCCTTTCTACTTGAAAAAAATACATGTACCGAGTTTAATCGCCGCCATCCGTTCCGCTCCTTTAGAAAAGGGGAAAGAGATTGCCTTTTTAGGACTGAACCCTCATGCGGGGGAGGGTGGACAGATCGGAAACGAGGAGAAAGCCATTTTAGAGCCTATGATTTCCTCCTTCAAAAAGTCGGGACTGAATGTAGTCGGGCCGATATCCGCCGATGCAGCGTTTACCGAACACAATCGGAGTCGTTTTTCGTTGTTTCTTTCTTGTTATCATGATCAGGGATTGATACCGTTTAAAATGTGGGAAGGTAAGTACGGGGTGAATATGACTCTGGGATTGGATTTTCTTCGGGTTTCTCCCGATCACGGAACCGCCTTTGACATTGCCGGAAAAGGATTAGCCGATCCGGAAAGTTTGTTTCAATGTTTGGATTGGGCTTCCGGAAAATTACCCAAAATAAAGAAAATCCGGAGACAGAAATGA
- a CDS encoding SDR family oxidoreductase, with the protein MKSFYKDKVVWITGASSGIGEALIKELAGTGAKIVLSARRKEELQRVQSENYLNDSNSLVLPLDLNDYKSLAKFPEKVIQKFGQIDVLINNGGISQRSLAHETGFNTYETLMNVNFYGNIALTLAVLPFLRDRKKGWIVSISSVAGKFGVPYRTGYSATKAALTGFYEALRVENHSLGVRITLVYPGFVQTQISQNALNGDGKKHGKPNIHSKATIKADECAHKILKAISDKKLEVIIAGPTERFAIWLHKHFPTLFVRFLMKAKVT; encoded by the coding sequence ATGAAATCATTCTATAAAGATAAAGTCGTTTGGATTACTGGCGCATCTTCAGGGATCGGAGAGGCCTTAATAAAAGAATTGGCAGGAACCGGTGCGAAGATTGTACTTTCTGCCCGACGGAAAGAAGAATTACAGCGAGTACAATCGGAGAATTATCTAAATGATTCCAATTCGTTGGTTCTTCCACTAGATCTAAACGATTACAAGAGCTTGGCAAAATTTCCGGAAAAAGTAATTCAAAAATTCGGACAAATCGATGTGTTAATCAATAACGGAGGAATCAGTCAACGTTCTCTAGCTCATGAAACAGGATTCAATACGTATGAAACATTAATGAATGTTAATTTTTACGGAAATATAGCTTTAACTCTTGCCGTTCTCCCGTTTCTTCGAGATAGAAAAAAAGGTTGGATAGTCTCAATTTCAAGTGTAGCAGGAAAATTCGGAGTACCTTATCGAACAGGCTACTCTGCGACTAAGGCGGCATTGACAGGATTTTATGAAGCACTAAGGGTCGAAAACCATTCGCTTGGAGTTAGGATTACATTGGTTTATCCAGGATTTGTGCAAACGCAGATTTCCCAGAATGCATTGAACGGCGACGGTAAAAAACACGGTAAGCCTAATATTCATTCCAAAGCTACTATTAAAGCTGATGAATGTGCACATAAAATTTTAAAAGCAATTAGTGACAAAAAATTGGAAGTGATAATTGCCGGACCGACGGAAAGGTTCGCAATATGGTTACATAAACATTTTCCTACACTTTTTGTAAGGTTCTTAATGAAAGCGAAGGTAACTTAA